Below is a genomic region from Jatrophihabitans sp..
GTTCGGCCAGGTCTTCGACGGTGAGCCGGGCGGCCGGCTGGTAGGCCGCGACGGCGTCCAGGGCGGTCACCGTGGAAGGATACCGGCGTGGCCCGCTTCCTCATCGTGGTGCTTCCGCTGACCGGCCACCTCAACGCCGCGCTGGCTCTGGGCCAGGCCCTGGTCCAGGGCGGTCACGACGTCGCCTGGTGCGGGCCCGAGAGCGACCTGCGCCCGCTGGTGGGCCCGCAGGCGAGGATCTACCCGACCGGCAAGCGCTATTACCGCCAGCACGGCGGCACCGGCATCGAGGCCGCCCGTGCCCTCTGGACCGGCTACCTGATCCCGCTGAACCGGTTCATCCTCGAACCGGCCGACGCCGCCGTCGTGGATTACCGGCCCGATGTCGTGGTGGTCGACCAGTACGCGGTGGCCGGCGCGCTGGCCGCGCACCGGCACGGGGTGCGCTGGGCCAGCTTGTGCACCGGCGCCATGGAGCTGACCCCGCCGAGCTGGGAACTGCCCGGACATCAGGAGTGGGTGACCGAGCAGCTGGCGCGGGTGTGGGCGATGGCCGGGCTTCCGGTGGATGAGTCGATTGACCTGCGGTTCTCGCCGTACCTGGTGCTGGCCCTGACCAGCCCCGCGCTGGTCGGCGCCGCGCCGCTGCCGCCGCAGTGCAGGCTGGTGGGCCCGATCCTGGGCAGCCGGCCGAATGATCCCGGTTTTGCTTGGCAGGACTGGGATGTCGAACGCCGGCACGTGCTGGTCACCGTCGGCACCCTGGCCGATCATCTGGCGCGTGAGTTCTACCCACGGATCGTGGCGGCCCTGGACCTGCTGGCCGATCGGGTGCAGGCAGTGGTCGTCGCACCCACCGCCACTGTGGCCGGGTCGGCCGGCCGGCTGCTGGTCGCCGAGCGGGTGCCGATGCTCGAACTGCTGCCGCGACTGGACGCGGTGGTGTGCCACGGCGGGATGGGCACCGTCACCGAGGCACTGGCGCACGGCGTGCCGCTGGTGGTGGCGCCGATCCGTTTTGACCAGCCGGCCCTGGCGGTCCAGGTCGCTGACGCCGGCGCCGGTATCGCGGTGCCCTTCGCCTCGGCCGGTGCGGGGGAGCTCGCCGCCGCGCTCACGGCGGTGCTGGACGAGCCGGGCTACCGGGCGGCCGCGCACCGGGTCGCTGATTCCTTCGCAGCCGCCGGAGGAGCCGTGGCCGCGGTTGCGCTCCTCGCGGAACTGGCCTCGGACATCGGCTGATCCGGCTTCCGATCACACCCTTCCGCCAGCCCGGGCGGTGTTACTGTGTCGGGCGTGATCATGCCGGCAGCCGAGGATTTCCAGTGGGCGCGGCAGAAACGTGCCACGGTGCGGGCCGCTGGCGGCGTGCTGGACCTGGTGCTGCCGCTGCGGGTCGGCAGCGACGGGCCGGCGCTGTTCTGCGCGCACCCGATCGTGGGTCTGAGCTGGTGTTACCGCGCGCTGCTGCCACACCTGGACGAGCGGCATCCGGTCTACGGCCTGCAGCCGCGGGGCCTGCGGCGTCCCGAGCCGCTGCCCGCCACCATGGCAGAGATGGCGCGCGACTACGCCGACCAGATGCGGCTCACCCAACCCGAGGGCCCGTATCACCTGCTGGGATGGTCACTGGGTGGCAACATCGCCTTCGCGGTCGCCGAGGAGCTCGAGCGGCGCGGCTGCCAGGTCGGGTTGTTGACGATCCTGGACGCGGCCCCGACCTTTCCGGACTCGCTGACCGCCAGCGACAGCGACGCCTGGTTGCTGTACAACTTCGTGCTCGACGAGTTCGGTTACGACCCGGCGCTGGTCGCCGAGGATCCCGAGCCCGAGATGCGGTTGCTGGAGCTGGTCCGGCGGCGGCCGGGTCTGGGCCTCGCCGATTGGGCCGAGTGGCGCACTCGCGCGCTGCTGCGGGTGGTCCGCAACAACGTCGCGGTGACCCGTGGCCACCGGCTGGGCCAGGTCCGATGCCCGGTGCTCTTCATCTCCGCCACCCGCCTGGCACGCCCGCTGGAGCAGAAGCTGGCGGCATGGCAGCCCTTCATCAGCCAACCGATCGAGGTGGTCGAGGTGGACTGCCTGCACCGGTACCTGTTGCTGCCGCAGTCGATCTCGGTGATCGGACCCGCGGTGACCGAGCGGCTGGCGCGCGCGGCTGTGCCGGCCGGCTGAGCCGGCCGGCTGAGCCGGCCGGCTGATCCGGCCGGGAAAGTTCTCCGCTTTCTGGCCTTGCGGTGACTGCACTGAGGTAACCTCGCGTGGTGCTCGGCCCGGCGTCGGCCCGCCGTCGCACCGACGTCGCACGACGTCGCACAGGGAGGTTCGATGATCGAGGCCACCGGCCTGCGCAAGACCTACAAGCGCGGACGCGGCCGCAAGGCGACCCCCGTCGAAGCGGTGCGCGGCGTGGACTTCTCCGTGCAACGCGGCGAGATCTTCGGATTCCTCGGCCCCAACGGCGCGGGCAAGTCGACCACGCTGCGGATGCTGTCCACCCTGCTGAAACCGGACGGCGGCGAGGCGATGATCGCGGGCGCGGACCTGCTGCGGTCCCCGGGCCAGGTGCGCAACAACATCGGCTACGTCGGCCAGTCCAGCGGCACCTATGAGCAGTCCGACGCCCGGCGCGAGCTGGTGCTGCAGGCGCGGATGCACGGCCTGCCGAAGTCCACCGCGCTGACCCTGGCCGAGGCAGCCGTCAAGGCCTTCCAGCTCACCGACTTCGCCGACCGTGAGATCAAGACCTACTCCGGCGGCCAGCGGCGGCGACTCGACGTCGCGCTCGGCGTCATCCACTCGCCCCAGGTGATGTTCCTGGACGAGCCGACCGCCGGGCTCGACCCGCCGAGCCGCGCCCGGATGTGGCAGGAGGTGCGCCGGCTGCGCGAGGAGGGCATGACGATCTTCCTCACCACCCATTACCTGGACGAGGCCGACGCGTTGTGCGACCGCATCTCCATCATCGACGGCGGCCTGATCGTGGCCGAGGGAACCCCGATGGCGCTCAAGCGGGAGATCTCGGGCGATGTGGTCGTGATCGACATGGCCGCCCACGACACGGCCGGGGTGGTGGACGCCAACCGGGTGCTGGAGGCGCAGAAGCTGCTCGATGAGGAGTCCTACGTCAGCAGCACCGAGGTGATCGAAGGGACGATCCGGCTCTACGTCGACAGCAGCGCGACCGCGATCCCGCATCTGATGCGCACCCTGCTGGACAACGGCATCGACCCCGGCTCGGTCGAGGCCCGCCGGCCCAGCCTGGACGACGTGTTCCTGGCCAAGACCGGCCGCTCACTCGAGGAATGACCGGGCCCTCGGCAGCCGGGGACCTCCCATCTCCACACGGAAATCGATTAGTGAGAAAGCTGAAAGAAGGCGGCAGTGAAACTTCTCCGTGACACCTGGCTGATCTATCAGCAGGAGTCCAGCCTGCTGCTGCGTAGCAAGACCATGATCGCGTTCAGCCTGGCCCAGCCGATCAGCTACCTGGTGCTGTTCGCCCCGTTCCTCAAGTCCACGTTGGCCGGTCAGGGCGCCAACAGCTACGCCGACGCCTACCGGATCTACGTGCCCGGCCTGCTCGTGGCGATGGGCCTGTTCGGCGGCCTGTTCGCCGGTTACGGCCTGCTGCAGGCGATCCGTGCCGGCATCATCGAGCGGTGCCGGGTCACCCCGATCAGCCGGATCGGGCTGCTGCTGGGCCGGGCGCTGATGCACGTGACACTGATCGTCTCGCAGGGAATGATCATCACCCTCGCGGCGATTCCGATGGGCCTGCGGGTTCAGCCGCTCTCGCTGCTGGCCGCGTACCTGATGTTGGCGATGATGGCGCTGATGGCCACCTCGATCTCCTATGACCTCGCGCTGATGGTGCGCGATCAGAACACCCTCGGCATGATGGTCAACACCACCAGCCAGCCGATCTCGCTGCTGGCCGGCGTGCTGATCCCGCTCTCGCTGGCCCCGCTGTGGATCCAGACCATCGCCCTGGGCAATCCCTTCGCCTGGGCCACCGACGGCATCCGGGCGCTGTTCACCGGCAACGCCGGTGACGACGCGGTCTGGCAGGGCGCGCTGATCATCACCGTGCTGGCCGCGATCAGCGTGGTGCTGTCCTCGAAGCTGTTCAACCGCAAGATCGCCTGAGCCCCATGGATCCGACCCACCTGCGGGTGGCGCTGACCCAGGACATGCAGGTCGGCGCGGGCAACGTGCTGCTCCGGCTCGCCGAGCACGGAGCCGACCCGGACATGCCCCGGGTGAGCTTTGACCGCGACGTCGACGGCATACCGGCCTGGACGCCGCTGTCGCTGACCGAGCTGACCGAGCGGGCCGCCGCCCGGGCGCACTGGTTCTCCGAGCGCGGCGTCGGCCGGCGTGACCCGGTCGCGGTGTACGTCACCTCGGCGGCCGACGTGTTTCTCAACTACTTCGCCCTGACCTGGCTCGGGGCGATCCCGGCACTGCTCAACGGCAGCATGCCGATCGAGGTCGCGGCCGAGTTCATCCGCCGGTTGCGTGGCGTCGGGGTGCTCACCGACGCCGACCACGCCGAACTGGCCAAGCACGACCTGGGCGTGCCGATCCTCGGCGATGCCAGCGAGACCGGCGGCGGTGACCCGCGGCTGGCGCCACCGCACTACCGGCACCATCCCGAGGACCCGGTCGCCATCACGCACTCCTCCGGCACCACCCGCACGCCGGCCGCGATCGTGCACTCCCACCACGGGCTGTTCGCCGCGGTGCGGGCGGTCCGGCTCACCGAGGCCCGCCCGTATGGCGAGGTGCGCGAGCTGTCGGCGCTGCCGGCCGCCCACACCGCCGGCATCATCACCATGAACCAGGCGCTGTGCAACGGCTACCAGCTGCTGTGCCTGTCAGCGCAGGGCGGGGAGTTCAGGCACAGCGGCGAGGCGATCCTGGACGCCATCGAGCGCTGGCGTCCGACCGGGGTCTTCGGCTTCGCCGTCACCTGGTCCGAGCTGGCCCGCTTCGACCTCAGTACCCGGGACCTCAGCTCGGTGCGCAACTGGTCCAGCACCGGCGACTGCGCGCACGAGTCGCACATCCGCCGGCTGGTCGCCGTCGGCAGCCACCTGACCTACCGGCGCGGCGAGGGCACGGTCAGCGTCCAGGGCTCGAAGTTCATCGACACCCTCGGCTCGACCGAGATGGGCCACAGCGCTTTTGCCATGATCCACCGGCTGGGCAGCGACCGTTATGACCGGTGCGTCGGCAAGCCCTACCCGTTCGCCGAGGTGGCGCTGCTGGACGTCGGAACCGGCGCCGAGGTCGGGCCCGGCCAGGTCGGCCACCTCGGGCTCAAGTCACCGACCCTGGCGCTGGGCTACTGGAACGACTCGGTCAACACCTTCCGCACCAGGCTGAACGGTTATTACCTGACCGGTGACCTGCTCTACCGCGACGAGGAGGGCTACTACTACCACGTCGACCGGGCCAGCGACGCGCTCGACCTGGGCGGCGGCGATTGGCTCTACACCGCGCTGTCGGAGGAGCGGATTCTCAAGCAGTGCGCCGACGTGCGTGACTGCAGCGTCATCGCGGTCCGTGAGAGCGACGGCAGGGTCGTCACCCAGGTGCTGCTGGTGCTGGCCGCCGACGCCGACCCCGAGCTCGACCGGGAGGCCGACGTCCGGACCGCGCTCGGCGCGCCGGTGGCGGCGACGTTGCAGCGAGTGGTGACGATCCCCGACGACGGGGTGGTGATGGGACCGACCGGAAAGGTCCGCAAATTCCTGATGCGCCAGCAATTGCTGGCCGGTAGCGGCGCGAGCTGACATCGGCGATGGCACCCGTGCACCCTTCCTCGACCTTGCGCGGGTACGCCCGGCGTGACATTCTCGCTCGGCGCGCCGGAGTGCGCGATTTTTTCGATCGAATTCGCGGCGCAGCCGCTCTGTGCCTTGATGGAGTGGGTAGATGACTGACATGCACAAGGCTCGAATACACGCGGTCGTCGTCAATCACGAGGAGCAGTACTCGATCTGGCCGGCCGATCGCGAAGCGCCCGCCGGCTGGACTCCCGACGGGTTCACCGGCACCGAAGACGAGTGTTTGGCCTATATCGACGAGAACTGGACCGATATGCGGCCGCTGTCACTGCGCACGTGGATCCGTGACCACGAACAGCCAGGCATGAGCTGACTTGTTGCCCACGGAATTAGCAACGTGACTACAGCAGGACCGAATTCGGGCGTTTTAATGCAGTCATCAGGGCAGCAGTTATCTGAGCGGTGTCGGGCGCTGCCCGCCCAGTACGGGATGATCCTGAGCAGCCTGCGCTACCCCGAAGACGGCGTGTACATCCTGCAGATCACGCTGGACTGGGCTGAGGCGCTGAAGCCAGAGCCGTTCGAGGCCGCCTGGCGCGAGGTGGTTCGGCGCAATCCGGTGCTGCGCACGGCGTTCGAACTGCACGATGAGCACGGCCTGATCCAAACG
It encodes:
- a CDS encoding glycosyltransferase is translated as MARFLIVVLPLTGHLNAALALGQALVQGGHDVAWCGPESDLRPLVGPQARIYPTGKRYYRQHGGTGIEAARALWTGYLIPLNRFILEPADAAVVDYRPDVVVVDQYAVAGALAAHRHGVRWASLCTGAMELTPPSWELPGHQEWVTEQLARVWAMAGLPVDESIDLRFSPYLVLALTSPALVGAAPLPPQCRLVGPILGSRPNDPGFAWQDWDVERRHVLVTVGTLADHLAREFYPRIVAALDLLADRVQAVVVAPTATVAGSAGRLLVAERVPMLELLPRLDAVVCHGGMGTVTEALAHGVPLVVAPIRFDQPALAVQVADAGAGIAVPFASAGAGELAAALTAVLDEPGYRAAAHRVADSFAAAGGAVAAVALLAELASDIG
- a CDS encoding alpha/beta fold hydrolase → MPAAEDFQWARQKRATVRAAGGVLDLVLPLRVGSDGPALFCAHPIVGLSWCYRALLPHLDERHPVYGLQPRGLRRPEPLPATMAEMARDYADQMRLTQPEGPYHLLGWSLGGNIAFAVAEELERRGCQVGLLTILDAAPTFPDSLTASDSDAWLLYNFVLDEFGYDPALVAEDPEPEMRLLELVRRRPGLGLADWAEWRTRALLRVVRNNVAVTRGHRLGQVRCPVLFISATRLARPLEQKLAAWQPFISQPIEVVEVDCLHRYLLLPQSISVIGPAVTERLARAAVPAG
- a CDS encoding ATP-binding cassette domain-containing protein — translated: MIEATGLRKTYKRGRGRKATPVEAVRGVDFSVQRGEIFGFLGPNGAGKSTTLRMLSTLLKPDGGEAMIAGADLLRSPGQVRNNIGYVGQSSGTYEQSDARRELVLQARMHGLPKSTALTLAEAAVKAFQLTDFADREIKTYSGGQRRRLDVALGVIHSPQVMFLDEPTAGLDPPSRARMWQEVRRLREEGMTIFLTTHYLDEADALCDRISIIDGGLIVAEGTPMALKREISGDVVVIDMAAHDTAGVVDANRVLEAQKLLDEESYVSSTEVIEGTIRLYVDSSATAIPHLMRTLLDNGIDPGSVEARRPSLDDVFLAKTGRSLEE
- a CDS encoding ABC transporter permease codes for the protein MKLLRDTWLIYQQESSLLLRSKTMIAFSLAQPISYLVLFAPFLKSTLAGQGANSYADAYRIYVPGLLVAMGLFGGLFAGYGLLQAIRAGIIERCRVTPISRIGLLLGRALMHVTLIVSQGMIITLAAIPMGLRVQPLSLLAAYLMLAMMALMATSISYDLALMVRDQNTLGMMVNTTSQPISLLAGVLIPLSLAPLWIQTIALGNPFAWATDGIRALFTGNAGDDAVWQGALIITVLAAISVVLSSKLFNRKIA
- a CDS encoding class I adenylate-forming enzyme family protein; this encodes MDPTHLRVALTQDMQVGAGNVLLRLAEHGADPDMPRVSFDRDVDGIPAWTPLSLTELTERAAARAHWFSERGVGRRDPVAVYVTSAADVFLNYFALTWLGAIPALLNGSMPIEVAAEFIRRLRGVGVLTDADHAELAKHDLGVPILGDASETGGGDPRLAPPHYRHHPEDPVAITHSSGTTRTPAAIVHSHHGLFAAVRAVRLTEARPYGEVRELSALPAAHTAGIITMNQALCNGYQLLCLSAQGGEFRHSGEAILDAIERWRPTGVFGFAVTWSELARFDLSTRDLSSVRNWSSTGDCAHESHIRRLVAVGSHLTYRRGEGTVSVQGSKFIDTLGSTEMGHSAFAMIHRLGSDRYDRCVGKPYPFAEVALLDVGTGAEVGPGQVGHLGLKSPTLALGYWNDSVNTFRTRLNGYYLTGDLLYRDEEGYYYHVDRASDALDLGGGDWLYTALSEERILKQCADVRDCSVIAVRESDGRVVTQVLLVLAADADPELDREADVRTALGAPVAATLQRVVTIPDDGVVMGPTGKVRKFLMRQQLLAGSGAS
- a CDS encoding MbtH family NRPS accessory protein, whose product is MTDMHKARIHAVVVNHEEQYSIWPADREAPAGWTPDGFTGTEDECLAYIDENWTDMRPLSLRTWIRDHEQPGMS